Proteins encoded within one genomic window of Sphingosinicella ginsenosidimutans:
- a CDS encoding AIPR family protein: MLEEQLVAEFAAGLRDDANDRLNELPADLPLAAETALTEVILGYLEEAGSIAGHDLCPHEDVGLHRPCRVIAYSLPEDSVRLELFTTLGLSSEPVLARRDIGRLSGWAARFFEYAAKGDHARFENSPAALEAATLIQSELSRIEEVRINVLTDARVRDRAVEDITVQGRPVETEVWDIERLYRATGEDVTRDRIEIDFAKLLGRPLACLEMKPRPTEYETYLVILPGKLIYDLFDQYGPRLFEFNVRSFLQAKGAVNRGIQRTIKEEPGRFLAYNNGLTATADEIEVSSWHGETVISRLRGLQIVNGAQTTASIHRALKVDKLSLDEVAVSMKLTLVPPERLEEFVPLIARFANTQNPIQVADLSASDRFHQQFEALSESVWPPGEESRWFYERARGSYQMARNRHGSTPARRREFDRTCPRSQHFGKTDLAKYLMAWWGSPQIVSRGAQKNYATFMFGLRERLGEDWIPDKDFFRLTIAKALLFKAAQGVVRRARLQSYGANVVAYMIALLAAHHGDKIDLERLWEAQRVSGDMEALFAMWAPLIHAEIVASAGSRNVTEWCKKDDCWTEIGALNLPLPPDLPPEFRDSTPAAKQLNGGGDDSASEDELIAECTDLDGATWARIMAWAASSPDVDDYDRKVVHTLSGYAMNGWMKPPSFKQAVRGSRVLNAARSAGVAV, encoded by the coding sequence GTGCTTGAAGAGCAGCTTGTAGCGGAGTTCGCAGCAGGGCTCAGGGATGACGCCAACGACCGCCTAAACGAGTTGCCGGCAGATCTGCCGCTGGCAGCCGAGACGGCGTTGACCGAAGTAATTCTCGGGTATCTGGAAGAGGCCGGCTCGATTGCCGGTCATGATCTATGCCCACACGAGGATGTCGGACTTCACCGGCCTTGCCGAGTGATCGCCTATTCCCTCCCGGAAGATTCCGTCAGATTGGAACTGTTCACTACCCTGGGACTTAGCAGCGAGCCCGTCCTGGCGCGACGGGACATTGGCCGTCTGTCAGGATGGGCGGCGCGGTTTTTCGAGTATGCGGCCAAGGGCGATCATGCCCGTTTCGAGAACAGTCCCGCAGCCCTTGAGGCGGCGACGCTCATACAAAGCGAGTTGTCGCGCATCGAGGAAGTTCGCATCAACGTGCTTACCGATGCCCGCGTGCGGGACCGGGCAGTGGAGGACATTACTGTCCAGGGCCGGCCGGTCGAAACCGAGGTATGGGATATCGAACGCCTCTACCGCGCGACCGGCGAGGACGTGACGCGCGATCGGATCGAAATCGACTTCGCAAAGCTGCTCGGCCGGCCCCTCGCATGCCTGGAAATGAAGCCCCGCCCCACAGAGTACGAGACCTATCTCGTCATCCTGCCCGGAAAACTGATCTACGATCTGTTCGACCAGTATGGGCCGCGTCTCTTCGAGTTCAACGTGCGCTCGTTCCTGCAGGCCAAGGGTGCCGTGAACCGTGGAATCCAGCGCACCATCAAGGAAGAGCCGGGACGGTTCCTTGCCTACAATAACGGACTGACAGCCACTGCTGACGAGATTGAGGTGTCGTCCTGGCACGGGGAAACAGTCATTAGCCGGCTACGAGGACTCCAGATCGTCAACGGCGCGCAGACGACAGCCTCCATCCATCGTGCTCTCAAGGTCGACAAGTTGTCGCTGGACGAGGTGGCAGTCTCCATGAAGCTAACCCTCGTGCCGCCGGAGAGGCTTGAAGAGTTCGTGCCGCTCATCGCCCGCTTCGCCAACACGCAGAACCCGATCCAGGTGGCGGACCTTTCCGCCAGCGACCGCTTTCACCAGCAGTTCGAGGCCCTGTCAGAATCGGTCTGGCCGCCCGGCGAGGAAAGCCGCTGGTTCTACGAGAGGGCGCGAGGCTCCTATCAGATGGCGCGCAACAGGCACGGATCGACACCTGCCCGTCGTCGCGAGTTCGATAGGACGTGCCCACGCAGCCAGCACTTCGGAAAGACGGACCTTGCGAAGTACCTGATGGCTTGGTGGGGCAGCCCCCAGATTGTCAGTCGCGGCGCGCAAAAGAACTATGCGACGTTTATGTTCGGCCTTCGCGAGCGGCTTGGAGAGGACTGGATCCCCGACAAGGATTTCTTCCGCCTGACCATCGCGAAAGCGCTCCTCTTCAAGGCTGCACAGGGAGTGGTCCGCCGGGCTCGCCTCCAGTCATACGGAGCCAATGTGGTCGCGTACATGATCGCGCTCCTTGCCGCGCATCATGGCGACAAGATCGATCTGGAGCGCTTGTGGGAGGCGCAGCGGGTTTCCGGCGACATGGAAGCGCTGTTCGCCATGTGGGCCCCGCTGATCCATGCGGAAATCGTGGCGAGCGCCGGTAGTCGCAACGTCACCGAATGGTGCAAGAAGGACGATTGCTGGACAGAGATCGGCGCCCTCAACCTCCCTCTGCCGCCAGATCTGCCACCCGAATTTCGCGACTCCACACCGGCAGCGAAGCAGCTCAATGGCGGCGGGGACGACAGTGCTTCGGAAGACGAGCTGATTGCGGAATGCACGGACCTGGATGGTGCCACATGGGCCAGGATCATGGCGTGGGCAGCGTCCTCGCCCGACGTTGACGACTATGATCGCAAGGTAGTCCACACCCTGAGCGGCTATGCGATGAATGGATGGATGAAGCCCCCATCATTCAAGCAGGCGGTGCGCGGCAGTCGCGTCCTGAACGCTGCGCGCAGTGCTGGCGTGGCGGTATGA
- the rlxS gene encoding relaxase/mobilization nuclease RlxS (I built this because a sul1 chimera in AMR looks like the C-terminus.), with the protein MSSDDDFEPRLGRLRSRPPRRARRYLQRVLAATNLARGGAALAGRPGKQSAGSRIGRAAGVGRLLASRGRLSALERRRVVIKTRIVRLAGKGADAAAAHLRYLQRDGTTREGERGALYGPQSDAVDAKDFLARGAGDRHQFRLIVSPEDGAQYDDLKPLVRRLMARAEADLGTRLDWVAVDHFNTGHPHSHVIVLGHDQKGKDLVIAPDYLTRGLRERAAELVELDLGPRTTREIARSQLAEIKAERLTAIDRRLVRLAGEGRIVAARADGAFEQTLRAGRLAKLARLGLAEDLGQGRWQLAPDLPATLARMGERGDIIRTMQRAFSAARVERAAADQAIYGPAVPDAAPLVGRVLARGLADEHRDRHYLIVDGIDGRSHYVALGREPAEDVGEGSVVRVAPSRAGVREVDRTIAAVAAANSGRYDIDAHLAHDRQASEAFARSHVRRLEALRRGGVAVERLPDGSWRVAADHLERVERFETAQVRARPVVVELLAAEPLERLATADGATWLDRRLLSPADAPAREAGFGSAVRDAEARRRQWLVEEGLGSERGGVFEPRPGLIETLRRRELLRVAAALARELDLPFVESHAGSHVEGTYRRRLELTSGRFALVERAHDFTLVPWRPVLEPHVGKAVSGILRTEGISWTIGRGRGGPTIS; encoded by the coding sequence GTGAGCAGCGACGACGATTTCGAACCCCGTCTCGGGCGGTTGCGCAGCCGCCCTCCGAGGCGCGCGCGCCGCTACCTCCAGCGCGTGCTCGCCGCCACCAACCTGGCGCGCGGCGGGGCGGCTCTTGCCGGGCGGCCGGGCAAGCAGTCCGCCGGCAGCCGCATCGGCCGCGCCGCCGGCGTCGGGCGGCTGCTCGCCAGCCGCGGCCGGCTGAGCGCGCTCGAGCGCCGCCGCGTGGTCATCAAGACTCGCATCGTGCGGCTCGCCGGCAAGGGCGCCGACGCGGCGGCCGCGCACCTGCGCTACCTGCAGCGCGACGGCACCACGCGCGAGGGCGAACGGGGCGCGCTCTACGGCCCGCAAAGCGACGCCGTCGACGCCAAGGATTTCCTCGCCCGCGGTGCCGGCGACCGCCACCAGTTCCGCTTGATCGTCTCGCCCGAGGACGGCGCCCAGTACGACGACCTGAAGCCGCTGGTCCGCCGGCTGATGGCGCGCGCCGAAGCCGACCTCGGGACCCGGCTCGACTGGGTCGCGGTCGATCATTTCAACACCGGCCATCCGCACAGCCACGTCATCGTCCTTGGGCACGACCAGAAGGGCAAGGACCTGGTGATCGCCCCCGACTACCTGACCCGGGGCCTGCGCGAGCGCGCCGCCGAGCTCGTCGAGCTCGACCTCGGTCCGCGCACGACGCGTGAGATCGCGCGTTCCCAGCTCGCCGAGATCAAGGCCGAGCGCCTGACCGCGATCGACCGGCGGCTGGTCCGCCTCGCCGGCGAGGGGCGCATCGTTGCGGCGCGCGCCGACGGCGCGTTCGAGCAGACGCTGCGCGCCGGGCGGCTCGCCAAGCTCGCCCGGCTCGGGCTCGCCGAGGATCTGGGGCAGGGCCGCTGGCAGCTCGCGCCGGACCTGCCCGCGACGCTCGCCCGGATGGGCGAACGCGGCGACATCATCCGCACGATGCAGCGCGCCTTCTCCGCGGCTCGGGTCGAGCGGGCCGCGGCCGACCAGGCGATCTACGGCCCGGCCGTGCCGGACGCGGCGCCGCTCGTCGGACGCGTGCTGGCGCGCGGGCTCGCCGACGAGCATCGCGACCGCCATTATCTGATCGTCGACGGTATCGACGGGCGCAGCCATTATGTCGCGCTCGGGCGCGAGCCGGCGGAGGACGTCGGCGAGGGCTCGGTGGTGCGGGTCGCCCCCAGTCGCGCCGGCGTGCGCGAGGTCGACCGGACAATTGCCGCGGTCGCTGCCGCCAATAGCGGCCGCTACGACATCGACGCGCACCTGGCCCACGACCGCCAGGCCAGCGAGGCATTCGCCCGGAGCCATGTCCGCCGGCTCGAAGCGCTGCGCCGCGGCGGCGTGGCTGTCGAACGCCTACCCGACGGAAGCTGGCGGGTCGCCGCCGACCATCTCGAACGCGTCGAGCGGTTCGAGACGGCGCAGGTGCGCGCGCGTCCGGTCGTGGTCGAGCTGCTCGCGGCCGAACCACTCGAGCGGCTGGCCACGGCGGACGGCGCGACCTGGCTCGACCGTCGGCTACTGAGCCCCGCCGACGCCCCGGCGCGCGAGGCGGGATTCGGAAGCGCCGTGCGCGATGCCGAAGCGCGGCGCCGGCAGTGGCTGGTGGAGGAGGGCCTCGGCAGCGAGCGGGGCGGCGTGTTCGAGCCGCGCCCGGGCTTGATCGAGACGCTGCGCCGGCGCGAGCTGCTGCGCGTCGCCGCGGCGCTGGCGCGCGAGCTCGACCTGCCATTCGTCGAGAGCCATGCCGGCAGCCATGTCGAAGGCACCTACCGGCGCCGCCTCGAACTCACGAGCGGCCGGTTCGCGCTGGTCGAGCGCGCTCATGATTTCACGCTGGTGCCGTGGCGGCCGGTGCTCGAGCCGCACGTCGGGAAGGCCGTGTCGGGAATCCTCCGCACCGAGGGCATCAGCTGGACGATCGGTCGCGGGCGCGGGGGTCCGACGATTTCGTGA
- the tnpA gene encoding IS66 family insertion sequence element accessory protein TnpA yields MRRRVFDNPAKRAWWQVHVDAHRKSGLTIARYCRHHRLTVDTFRKWRRELTDWEEEKTKRNLKRRKRYHPISPDKRRRATQAFWAMHVEACQWSGLHLREYSSALQLSPYSLKRWRNLIEAEEVVIDWRALLHPSARPPISTKTSTSAKETERVRALTEAIEAEAGPPKRARRRRWSTEEKIALLLEAERHGETISSVGRRHGISTSVLFRWRDQFGLGQEKPMTLAPVQVIEGRAKRDSGEPSLLAGLLPCPDGMKEVELADGRRVFAPIDADPDAVRREVAEREMRS; encoded by the coding sequence ATGCGGCGGCGAGTTTTCGACAATCCGGCGAAGCGGGCATGGTGGCAGGTGCATGTCGACGCGCACCGGAAGAGCGGCCTGACGATAGCGCGCTATTGCCGGCACCACCGCCTGACGGTGGATACATTCAGGAAGTGGCGGCGCGAGCTGACCGACTGGGAAGAGGAAAAAACCAAGCGAAACCTGAAGCGTAGAAAGCGCTACCACCCGATCTCGCCGGACAAGCGGCGGCGGGCGACGCAGGCGTTCTGGGCGATGCATGTGGAAGCCTGCCAGTGGTCGGGGCTGCATCTGCGCGAGTATTCTTCGGCGCTGCAGCTGTCGCCCTACAGCCTCAAGCGGTGGCGCAATCTGATCGAGGCGGAGGAGGTCGTGATCGACTGGCGGGCGCTTTTGCATCCGTCGGCGCGGCCACCGATAAGCACAAAAACAAGCACTAGTGCTAAGGAAACGGAGCGCGTTCGGGCCTTGACAGAGGCGATCGAAGCTGAAGCGGGACCGCCCAAACGGGCGCGGCGACGGCGCTGGTCCACCGAGGAAAAGATCGCGCTGCTGCTGGAGGCGGAGCGTCATGGCGAGACCATCTCCTCTGTCGGGAGGCGGCATGGAATCTCGACCAGCGTGCTGTTCCGCTGGCGCGACCAGTTCGGCCTCGGGCAAGAAAAGCCGATGACGCTGGCGCCGGTGCAGGTGATCGAAGGGCGTGCGAAGCGCGACAGCGGAGAGCCGTCGTTGCTGGCCGGCCTGCTGCCTTGCCCGGACGGCATGAAGGAGGTCGAACTGGCCGATGGACGGCGGGTGTTCGCACCGATCGACGCCGATCCCGATGCTGTCCGGCGGGAAGTTGCAGAGCGGGAGATGCGGTCATGA
- the tnpB gene encoding IS66 family insertion sequence element accessory protein TnpB (TnpB, as the term is used for proteins encoded by IS66 family insertion elements, is considered an accessory protein, since TnpC, encoded by a neighboring gene, is a DDE family transposase.) — MIVPSNVKVHMALGVTDMRKGLDGLATLVQETLRKDPFCGHIFAFRGRRTNMVKLLFWDGTGLCLFSKRIDRGYFVWPRMSVEGGTIPLSPAQLAMLLEGIDWRHPERVWKPQKAG, encoded by the coding sequence ATGATCGTGCCGTCGAACGTGAAAGTGCATATGGCGCTGGGCGTCACCGATATGAGGAAGGGCCTCGATGGGTTGGCGACGCTGGTCCAGGAAACGCTCAGGAAGGACCCGTTCTGCGGCCATATCTTCGCCTTCCGGGGCAGGCGGACGAACATGGTGAAACTGCTGTTCTGGGACGGCACGGGGCTGTGCCTGTTCAGCAAGCGGATCGATCGCGGCTACTTCGTCTGGCCGCGGATGAGCGTGGAGGGAGGAACGATCCCGCTGTCGCCGGCGCAGCTCGCGATGCTGCTCGAGGGCATCGACTGGCGTCATCCCGAGCGCGTCTGGAAGCCGCAAAAAGCGGGCTGA
- the tnpC gene encoding IS66 family transposase, translating into MRLDLDNLPSDTALLRQLVRDMAAVVEHREGEIERLQAIIKKLQRMQFGRRSERLDPDQLALGLEDLDADIGRIEESRPVIVGATVEPRPHRKPLPDHLPREDVMIDTDHDACPDCGGALHGIGESVSEMLDWVPAQLRVVRITRPKYACRTCGTVAQAAAPERPIAGGLATPALLAQVLVSKYCDHTPLYRQSQIFARHGVDLARSTLAGWVGGACWWLEALHEKLCADVFASDHLFADDTPVPVLDPGRGKTKTGRLWVYAREQRGWNGPAPPAAVYLFAPDRKAERPIAHLQHFEGVLHVDGYAGFERVAARDDVTLAACWAHTRRKFYDVEQQTGSPIAAEALRRIATLYEVEKKARGQSPAQRMAWRRSLSRPHLQTMKGWLEAQLALVPARSTLADAIRYALGRWTGLTRFLDDGRIELDTNPVERAIRPVALGRKNHLFAGSDGGGHRWAVICSLIETAKLNSVEPYAWLSDVLTRMVEGHPASRLDELLPWNWALNDHAAA; encoded by the coding sequence ATGCGGCTCGATCTCGACAATCTGCCGTCCGATACGGCGCTTCTGCGCCAGTTGGTGCGCGACATGGCGGCCGTCGTCGAGCACCGCGAAGGCGAGATCGAGCGGCTCCAGGCGATCATCAAAAAGCTCCAGCGGATGCAGTTCGGGCGCAGGTCCGAACGCCTCGATCCCGATCAGCTCGCGCTGGGGCTGGAGGACCTCGACGCCGACATCGGCCGTATCGAGGAGAGCCGCCCGGTGATCGTCGGCGCGACCGTTGAACCGCGCCCGCATCGCAAGCCGCTGCCCGATCATCTGCCGCGCGAGGACGTGATGATCGACACCGATCACGATGCCTGTCCGGACTGCGGCGGCGCGCTGCACGGCATCGGCGAGAGCGTCAGCGAGATGCTCGACTGGGTGCCCGCGCAGCTTCGCGTGGTGCGGATCACCCGGCCCAAATATGCCTGCCGGACGTGCGGAACGGTGGCGCAGGCCGCCGCGCCGGAGCGCCCGATCGCAGGCGGGCTGGCGACGCCCGCGTTGCTCGCCCAGGTGCTTGTCAGCAAATATTGCGATCACACGCCACTCTACCGGCAGTCGCAGATCTTCGCCCGCCACGGCGTCGATCTGGCCCGTTCGACGCTGGCCGGATGGGTCGGCGGCGCGTGCTGGTGGCTCGAAGCCCTGCACGAAAAACTGTGCGCCGATGTGTTCGCATCGGACCATCTGTTCGCCGACGACACGCCGGTTCCGGTGCTCGATCCGGGGCGTGGAAAGACGAAAACCGGCCGCCTGTGGGTCTATGCCCGCGAGCAGCGCGGGTGGAACGGACCCGCGCCTCCGGCCGCCGTCTATCTGTTCGCGCCGGACCGGAAAGCGGAGCGCCCGATCGCGCATCTCCAGCACTTCGAGGGCGTGCTGCACGTCGATGGCTATGCCGGGTTCGAGCGCGTCGCCGCGCGCGATGACGTGACGCTCGCCGCCTGCTGGGCGCATACGCGGCGCAAGTTCTACGACGTCGAGCAGCAGACCGGCTCGCCGATCGCGGCCGAGGCACTGCGCCGCATCGCCACACTCTACGAGGTCGAGAAGAAGGCGCGTGGACAATCCCCGGCGCAGCGCATGGCGTGGCGGCGTTCGCTCTCCCGGCCGCATCTCCAGACGATGAAGGGCTGGCTGGAAGCGCAACTGGCGCTCGTTCCCGCGCGCAGCACGCTTGCCGACGCGATCCGCTATGCGCTCGGCCGCTGGACTGGCTTGACCCGGTTCCTCGACGACGGCCGCATCGAACTCGACACCAATCCGGTCGAGCGCGCCATCCGTCCGGTGGCTCTCGGCAGGAAGAACCATCTGTTCGCTGGCAGTGACGGCGGCGGCCATCGCTGGGCCGTGATCTGCTCGTTGATCGAGACGGCGAAGCTCAACAGCGTCGAGCCCTACGCTTGGCTCAGCGACGTGCTCACCCGCATGGTCGAGGGCCATCCGGCCAGCCGACTCGATGAACTGCTGCCGTGGAACTGGGCGCTCAATGATCACGCCGCCGCCTGA
- a CDS encoding lytic transglycosylase domain-containing protein: MIRPPAALWAGAVLLLGIPSAAAPQADDTAERGIPGDAVARWRPYSREASQRFGVPLDWIERVMRAESGGRTHLAGRPITSRAGAMGLMQIMPGTWAELRARLGLGADPHDPRDNILAGTFYLRLMYERFGYPGLFGAYNAGPGRYAAYLALGRPLPSETRAYLATVTGTVTGTPSGPLPSLPQRPPPALFVALRTGGAPAEPSPSRAGTQASGSLFVSLSSDRPDR, translated from the coding sequence ATGATCCGGCCCCCCGCAGCGCTCTGGGCAGGCGCCGTCCTGCTGCTCGGCATCCCCTCGGCCGCCGCGCCGCAGGCCGACGACACTGCCGAGCGCGGGATTCCGGGCGACGCAGTGGCCCGCTGGCGGCCCTATTCGCGCGAAGCCTCGCAGCGCTTCGGCGTGCCGCTCGACTGGATCGAGCGGGTGATGCGCGCCGAAAGCGGCGGCCGCACGCACTTGGCCGGACGCCCGATCACCAGCCGCGCGGGCGCCATGGGACTCATGCAGATCATGCCCGGAACCTGGGCCGAGCTGCGCGCCCGGCTGGGGCTCGGCGCCGACCCCCACGACCCGCGCGACAACATCCTCGCCGGCACGTTCTATCTGCGGCTCATGTACGAGCGCTTCGGCTATCCGGGCCTGTTCGGCGCCTACAATGCCGGTCCCGGCCGCTATGCCGCCTATCTCGCCTTGGGACGCCCACTACCGAGCGAGACGCGCGCCTATCTCGCCACGGTGACAGGAACAGTGACGGGCACGCCTTCCGGGCCGCTGCCGTCACTTCCACAGCGGCCGCCGCCGGCCTTGTTCGTGGCGCTTCGGACCGGCGGTGCGCCCGCGGAGCCATCGCCGTCGCGCGCGGGTACCCAAGCTTCCGGCAGCCTGTTCGTGTCGCTGTCGTCCGATCGGCCCGATCGATAG
- a CDS encoding S26 family signal peptidase, with translation MADARDLPLFAFGETLRRDRRRRRMLRRRGLWLALGAAALGLTIAFPPRPRLLWNASASAPVGLYRVGAEAAPMPGNLVVVWLPEPARRLAAERRYLPRNVPAIKHVAAVAGMRVCGIGAALTIDGHPVAERLAADRLGRPLPRWEGCRTLHAGELLLLNPASPASFDGRYFGVSRTSDVVGTAHPLWTWHTAETGA, from the coding sequence ATGGCTGATGCCCGTGACCTGCCGCTGTTCGCCTTCGGTGAGACGCTGCGGCGCGACCGGCGCCGCCGCCGGATGCTTCGCCGCCGCGGCCTCTGGCTTGCGCTCGGTGCCGCCGCGCTCGGCCTCACCATCGCCTTTCCGCCGCGACCGCGCCTGCTCTGGAACGCGAGCGCGAGTGCGCCCGTCGGCCTCTATCGGGTCGGCGCCGAGGCGGCTCCCATGCCCGGCAATCTGGTCGTCGTCTGGCTGCCCGAACCCGCCCGCAGGCTCGCCGCCGAGCGGCGCTACCTCCCGCGCAACGTCCCGGCGATCAAGCACGTCGCCGCGGTCGCGGGCATGCGCGTCTGCGGGATCGGCGCAGCGCTGACGATCGACGGCCATCCCGTCGCCGAACGGCTGGCCGCCGACCGGCTCGGCCGCCCGCTGCCGCGCTGGGAGGGGTGCCGGACGCTGCACGCGGGCGAGCTGCTGCTCCTCAATCCGGCAAGCCCGGCCTCGTTCGACGGGCGCTATTTCGGCGTAAGCCGGACCTCGGACGTGGTCGGGACAGCGCATCCACTCTGGACCTGGCACACCGCGGAGACCGGCGCATGA
- a CDS encoding helix-turn-helix transcriptional regulator yields the protein MDDDAAARAKAARESCPFLTAKQTAFHLGIARSTLKAMRLGGKGPRCRRHGRTWRYHIDDIEAWSAANARGGVHG from the coding sequence ATGGACGATGACGCCGCCGCGCGGGCCAAGGCCGCGCGCGAATCCTGCCCGTTCCTCACCGCCAAGCAGACCGCCTTCCATCTCGGCATCGCCCGTTCGACGCTGAAGGCGATGCGGCTCGGCGGCAAAGGTCCGCGCTGCCGCCGCCACGGGCGGACCTGGCGCTACCATATCGACGATATCGAGGCCTGGTCGGCCGCGAACGCGCGCGGAGGCGTCCATGGCTGA
- a CDS encoding DUF736 domain-containing protein, which yields MPAIGYVTRDGEGFKGQLKTLSIRTEIEILPNRSKSSDTQPDYRVSAGGVEVGAGWVRRGEMSGKDYVSLSLAAPEFGPRRLYANLGRAAGQDDDDAFAIIWNPAD from the coding sequence ATGCCCGCAATCGGTTATGTCACCCGCGACGGAGAGGGCTTCAAGGGCCAGCTCAAGACGCTCTCGATCCGCACCGAGATCGAGATCCTGCCCAACCGCTCGAAGAGCAGCGACACGCAGCCCGACTATCGCGTTTCGGCCGGCGGCGTCGAGGTCGGGGCGGGCTGGGTCCGGCGCGGCGAGATGTCCGGCAAGGACTATGTCTCGCTGAGCCTCGCCGCCCCCGAGTTCGGGCCGCGCCGGCTCTACGCCAATCTCGGCCGCGCCGCCGGCCAGGACGATGACGACGCCTTCGCCATCATCTGGAACCCGGCCGACTGA
- a CDS encoding thermonuclease family protein produces the protein MDVDRHARGRALGNGAAAGARPIAALTLALSARLLLGAAAPPRQASVAYVIDGDTFRLASGERIRIAGIDAPETRPGQAKCRREIAAGRAATATARGLLQGRTVRLARLGRNYNRTVARVTLDGRDVAGELVRLGASRWWPRGQRKPDWCHG, from the coding sequence ATGGATGTGGATCGGCATGCGCGCGGGCGGGCGCTAGGGAATGGTGCGGCGGCCGGCGCGAGGCCGATCGCAGCCCTGACGCTCGCACTTTCGGCGAGGCTCCTGCTCGGCGCGGCCGCGCCTCCCCGGCAGGCGTCGGTCGCCTATGTGATCGACGGAGACACCTTCCGGCTGGCGAGCGGCGAGCGCATCCGCATCGCCGGGATCGATGCCCCCGAGACGCGGCCCGGTCAGGCGAAATGCAGGCGCGAGATCGCCGCCGGACGGGCGGCGACGGCGACCGCGCGCGGGCTGCTGCAGGGCCGCACCGTGCGGCTCGCACGGCTCGGGCGGAACTACAATCGCACCGTCGCGCGCGTAACTTTGGACGGCCGCGATGTCGCCGGCGAGCTTGTCCGGCTGGGCGCGTCGCGCTGGTGGCCGCGAGGCCAGCGCAAGCCCGACTGGTGCCACGGCTAG
- a CDS encoding AlbA family DNA-binding domain-containing protein, producing the protein MPIQLSPERLADLLIDPRESLDLEIKNWLDLRNDNDAKAIFAKAALALANHGGGFILLGLTETESGCVEAEGRPASLDGYTQDVINGIVQNYSDPAFHCAVHIVARGDDRLFPVVVVPGDHRSPVRAKRAGPHGNIVQDNAIYVRKPGPRSEVPTSGQDWDALLARCLANRRDEMLDQIRDLISGAVPAAALPAAPAKLDQWIEQCLARWDALVANLPADAPERCPHGFHYFAYELSGDVRAIPPGQLPELLQRSVARHTGWPPFWFPTRRGIEPYPIDGVVECWLGGDTEPGTFGQRDAAHSDFWRISPEGYAFLLRGYQEDGLEQRPPATLFDVTLPVWRAGEVLLHAEKLAANLIDGPATVSFAVHYRGLAGRSLTSVTGDRLLFDGHVARQDAITMRTMVEAASVAPNLPEIIHPLLAPLYALFDFFDLPMVLVNEELGKMRKGNF; encoded by the coding sequence ATGCCGATACAGCTATCACCGGAGCGCCTCGCAGACCTTCTCATCGACCCACGGGAGAGCCTTGATCTCGAGATCAAGAACTGGCTCGATCTCAGGAACGACAACGATGCCAAGGCTATTTTCGCAAAGGCGGCGCTCGCCCTTGCGAACCACGGCGGCGGCTTCATTCTTCTCGGGCTCACGGAGACCGAGAGCGGGTGCGTCGAGGCGGAGGGGCGGCCCGCGTCGCTGGACGGCTACACGCAGGATGTGATCAACGGGATCGTCCAGAACTATTCCGACCCGGCCTTTCATTGCGCAGTCCATATCGTCGCGCGTGGGGATGACCGGCTCTTTCCGGTCGTCGTGGTGCCGGGCGATCATCGTTCGCCGGTGCGGGCGAAGCGCGCCGGTCCGCACGGGAATATCGTCCAGGACAATGCGATCTATGTCCGCAAGCCCGGCCCGCGCAGCGAGGTGCCGACGAGCGGACAGGACTGGGATGCACTGTTGGCGCGGTGTCTCGCCAACCGCCGCGACGAGATGCTCGACCAGATTCGCGACCTGATCAGCGGCGCGGTTCCGGCCGCGGCGTTACCGGCCGCGCCAGCCAAACTCGACCAATGGATCGAGCAGTGTCTCGCGCGCTGGGATGCACTGGTCGCGAATCTGCCCGCCGATGCCCCCGAGCGTTGCCCGCACGGATTCCACTATTTCGCCTATGAGTTGAGCGGTGACGTTCGCGCCATTCCACCCGGCCAGTTGCCCGAACTGCTGCAGCGCAGCGTCGCCCGTCATACCGGCTGGCCGCCTTTCTGGTTTCCGACGCGTCGCGGCATCGAGCCCTATCCGATCGACGGGGTGGTCGAATGCTGGCTCGGCGGGGACACCGAGCCGGGCACGTTCGGCCAGCGTGACGCCGCGCATTCGGACTTCTGGCGGATTTCGCCGGAAGGCTATGCGTTCCTGCTGCGCGGGTATCAGGAGGATGGATTGGAACAGCGGCCGCCCGCGACGCTGTTCGACGTCACCCTGCCGGTCTGGCGGGCGGGCGAAGTGCTGCTGCACGCCGAAAAGCTCGCGGCGAACCTCATCGACGGGCCGGCGACGGTGTCGTTTGCCGTCCATTATCGCGGGCTGGCAGGCCGCTCGCTGACCAGCGTCACCGGCGACCGACTCCTGTTCGACGGACATGTCGCGCGGCAGGACGCCATTACGATGCGGACGATGGTCGAAGCGGCATCCGTTGCGCCCAACCTGCCGGAAATCATCCATCCGTTGCTGGCGCCGCTCTATGCGCTGTTCGACTTTTTTGATCTGCCGATGGTGCTGGTGAACGAGGAACTCGGCAAGATGCGCAAGGGCAACTTCTAG